In one window of Ostrinia nubilalis chromosome 21, ilOstNubi1.1, whole genome shotgun sequence DNA:
- the LOC135082275 gene encoding uncharacterized protein LOC135082275 has translation MASVVLEGENLGERHRHFNSLVKKAIADQTALEPINYDDPDVDNLLKIDVASTTRNVEYILQVLTSEDMLYVSRAIKKCTWLITDDQYAHIINPKYLKDELFPKMTSKSKSKLILAIRLHLRDPARVEAFYEFYADDLQIAQKWLPYCSPEFIENIVSKHAREIKSQTLKRLCEISFKYFKIYATADNTRYFRRKVKITMFLLNDHTEEYLDIIESLKRYRIPIFKSKATETIMRKCHDRIVKNFMKYACCIHLPTFAKHLKKEIIEDFLTQQTENKKMKHWVKFENIKHFVQYLPIDRRFEFVRKLFIDKEKKKSKSKTVNLEDDAFCLDGGAQPRMQLCSLKMSSSRHISASNAHIYRWYRFAPFQSAFNDLKKLIRAESNPAERTAMLSILLHCTRRNPRHIQTLLQFYREKHINEPFKFKVQFANTFISLNAIHQFDENTWNTLNDLFTSMEVYIESGNSVPFCVKAIIVYKLLHNQTIPEIIEKKHTFDTFEDYRKKLNEKEQNILFDYLYNLELKKLNKEVTNEVDMIITIGALNNILKLVTAWKKRVEDYPKIFETIRYLITIKKEKSWKTSLSDLYAQKLLRRNLFEDSLALKQTDEVCVNALKHDPGLLDRYEAEIAAMRSNDAISLRISLGKLRIYWANSLAQTWIEAYKNQLEKPNSHKAAINGICILLPRKQFFEVVANYAPVETKINWSDTDATLLSLRKNIAQQMQFVRPPPNLEGILTYAKEDYLQYALPSLNAILYNMSSANTLECIQRLVNAPVSLQKHGIRLAFNKLQLSEIKDLIHNIWKNSKNSSIKTVLFKQTYDLLIKEKNESNINQIWELLSNFIDKLSQEENRIIYLTLGNVKSLPMPVRPACFVKSYLYLISLPTKANCEPIIKSLESQAVDFIELLEPAFVEDVLLKSTAELMAETNVYDMKLTTRVRLLTSYILSIKDEETQYKKYEKVLHPVLESCYKSWGQKKDKSYVVRDNCKVLLKDLLIYTKKHIQKTATVPAKMFKDIQTKIVAALAPEENYAILSYWNITVLFVESVAKYLKDLEKESSAEKSGDEQVKLMKTPCCMPGCENQPNDPEWEKACSKIAMYFGEACLNFLKTDISFENRSIFTIFASSLCEVFTNVDFESIHRLNTFVPMLADSNIIVSYLVVLEALRSTYSYGQKLEVKQTIIDIIKTHPSTEVKIHYHIVFKNYFLREME, from the coding sequence ATGGCATCAGTGGTGTTAGAGGGTGAGAACCTAGGAGAAAGGCATCGTCACTTCAACAGCTTAGTGAAAAAAGCCATTGCCGATCAAACTGCGTTGGAACCCATCAACTATGACGACCCAGACGTCgacaaccttttgaagattgaCGTCGCCAGCACTACCAGAAATGTGGAGTACATACTACAGGTCCTGACATCCGAAGACATGCTGTACGTATCCAGGGCAATCAAAAAATGCACTTGGCTCATAACCGATGACCAGTACGCTCACATCATCAACCCTAAATACCTGAAAGATGAACTTTTCCCAAAAATGACCTCTAAGAGTAAGAGCAAATTGATTCTCGCCATAAGACTCCATCTACGGGACCCAGCACGCGTTGAAGCGTTCTACGAATTCTACGCTGACGACTTGCAAATAGCTCAAAAATGGCTCCCATACTGCTCTCCAGAATTCATAGAAAACATCGTTTCGAAGCACGCACGCGAAATTAAATCTCAAACGTTAAAACGCCTGTGTGAAATTTCCTTCAAGTACTTCAAAATATATGCAACAGCTGATAACACCAGATATTTCAGACGAAAAGTCAAAATTACAATGTTTCTATTGAACGATCACACCGAAGAATATCTTGACATCATAGAATCGCTCAAGAGATACCGTATCCCAATATTTAAGAGCAAGGCCACTGAAACAATAATGCGGAAGTGCCACGACAGAATTGTAAAAAACTTTATGAAATATGCTTGCTGCATCCACCTTCCTACTTTCGCCAAACATTTGAAGAAGGAGATAATTGAAGATTTTCTAACTCAACAGactgaaaataagaaaatgaaacatTGGGTTAAATTCGAAAACATTAAACATTTCGTTCAATACTTACCGATTGATAGGAGGTTCGAATTTGTTAGGAAACTATTCATTGATAAAGAGAAAAAGAAGAGTAAATCGAAAACTGTAAATCTAGAAGACGACGCGTTTTGTCTCGACGGTGGAGCACAACCTCGCATGCAACTTTGCAGCTTGAAGATGTCATCATCAAGGCACATCTCGGCTAGCAATGCTCATATTTACCGTTGGTATCGCTTTGCTCCATTTCAATCAGCTTTTAATGATTTGAAAAAGTTGATTCGCGCCGAATCAAATCCTGCTGAACGCACTGCTATGCTGTCAATTCTATTACATTGCACCAGACGCAATCCACGACATATTCAAACTCTCTTGCAATTTTATCGCGAAAAGCATATTAATGAACCTTTTAAGTTCAAAGTTCAATTTGCAAACACCTTCATATCTTTGAACGCAATACACCAGTTTGATGAGAACACATGGAATACTCTCAATGACCTATTCACTAGTATGGAAGTTTACATAGAATCTGGAAACAGTGTACCGTTCTGTGTAAAAGCGATTATAGTATACAAACTCCTTCACAACCAAACCATCCCTGAAATAATCGAAAAGAAGCATACCTTTGATACTTTTGAAGATTATCGAAAGAAGCTTAATGAGAAAGAGCAGAATATACTGTTTGATTATTTATATAATCTTGAACTTAAAAAGCTAAACAAAGAAGTTACAAATGAAGTAGATATGATTATTACCATTGGAGCTTTGAATAATATTCTAAAACTGGTTACAGCTTGGAAAAAGAGGGTCGAAGATTACCCTAAAATATTTGAGACCATCAGGTATCTGATcacaattaaaaaagaaaaatcgtGGAAAACTAGCCTTTCGGACCTATATGCACAGAAACTACTGAGGCGAAATCTATTTGAAGATTCCCTCGCTTTAAAGCAAACCGATGAAGTGTGTGTTAACGCGCTGAAGCACGACCCTGGTCTCTTAGACCGCTACGAAGCTGAAATTGCAGCAATGCGCTCAAATGACGCCATTTCCTTGAGGATATCACTGGGAAAACTGAGGATTTATTGGGCGAACTCTTTAGCTCAAACATGGATTGAAGCATACAAAAATCAACTTGAGAAGCCGAACAGTCATAAGGCTGCCATAAATGGCATATGCATTCTTTTACCTCGTAAGCAGTTTTTCGAAGTGGTCGCAAATTATGCTCCAGttgaaactaaaattaattgGAGTGACACAGACGCAACACTGCTAAGCTTAAGGAAGAATATAGCCCAGCAAATGCAATTCGTTAGACCACCACCAAATCTAGAAGGCATTTTGACTTATGCAAAGGAAGACTACCTTCAGTATGCGCTGCCTTCTCTCAATGCTATTTTGTACAACATGAGTTCCGCTAATACATTAGAATGTATTCAACGTCTGGTGAACGCGCCAGTTTCATTGCAAAAACATGGCATACGGCTCGCGTTTAATAAATTGCAACTTTCCGAAATCAAAGATCTCATTCAtaatatttggaaaaattctaaaAACTCTTCTATAAAAACGGTGTTGTTCAAACAAACGTATGATCTTttgattaaagaaaaaaatgaatcaAACATCAACCAAATTTGGGAGTTGCTCAGCAATTTCATTGATAAGTTATCACAGGAGGAGAACCGGATTATATATCTCACACTAGGTAACGTAAAAAGTTTGCCCATGCCTGTACGACCTGCATGTTTCGtcaaaagttatttatatttgatATCACTCCCCACAAAAGCAAACTGTGAACCGATCATAAAATCCTTAGAAAGTCAAGCTGTTGACTTTATTGAGCTCCTGGAACCGGCTTTTGTAGAAGACGTGTTATTGAAATCTACAGCAGAACTTATGGCCGAGACGAATGTTTATGATATGAAGCTTACGACAAGAGTACGACTGCTTACGTCATACATACTTTCGATCAAAGATGAAGAaacacaatataaaaaatatgaaaaagttTTACACCCGGTCTTGGAGAGCTGTTATAAGTCATGGGGACAGAAGAAGGATAAATCCTATGTGGTTAGGGATAACTGCAAGGTTCTGCTAAAAGATCTTCTAATCTACACCAAAAAACATATACAGAAGACGGCTACAGTCCCGGCAAAAATGTTTAAAGATATTCAAACGAAAATTGTAGCTGCATTGGCACCTGAAGAAAATTATGCAATATTGTCTTATTGGAATATAACAGTTTTATTTGTAGAATCTGTAGCCAAGTATTTGAAAGACCTAGAGAAAGAAAGTTCAGCCGAAAAATCTGGTGATGAGCAGGTAAAACTGATGAAGACGCCATGTTGTATGCCGGGTTGTGAAAATCAGCCCAACGACCCAGAATGGGAAAAAGCGTGTTCAAAAATAGCAATGTACTTCGGAGAAGCGTGTTTGAACTTTTTGAAAACTGATATTTCGTTCGAAAACCGATCTATTTTCACCATCTTCGCTTCATCACTCTGCGAGGTATTCACGAATGTGGATTTTGAAAGTATTCATCGCCTCAACACATTCGTACCTATGCTTGCTGACAGTAATATTATAGTGAGTTACTTGGTAGTCCTCGAAGCGCTGCGATCTACGTATTCCTATGGCCAGAAACTCGAAGTGAAACAAActattattgatattattaaaaCGCACCCGTCTACAGAAGTAAAAATACATTACCATATTGTGTTTAAAAATTACTTTCTGAGAGAGATGGAATAA